In Deltaproteobacteria bacterium, the genomic stretch GGGGCTTTATGGATACGCGAGAATTCCTTCACGAGTTAGCCACGCCGCTTAGCAACCGCGCGATTACCACCACTGCAATGCTGGCTCTTGCAGCGGGCACTTTGTTTTCCGGTCTAGCTGCAGGGCAACACACGGTGGTTCAAGATCCACGGATCATTCTTCCAATTGGTCTGGCTTATCTCTTGGCGGGGATCATCGTTCCCCTCGTTGCCTGGCTCCAAAGTCCCGACGGCTCTTTGGTTCAAAGGGCATACCACGGATACCTAAGCTGCATTGTTCTCGAAGTTTTGTCCGCTAGCCTTTTTGCACTCATCTCAGGTTTTGAAGCTGCAATGGTCGTAAGCAGTGTTTACGCCGCTCTTCGTGTTGGACAAGTTTTTAATATGCTACGGTGGCTGCCCGACTGTCGCCAATACGAATCCATCGCAGTCTGGGTAGATCCCGCCCTTACTTGGCTTCTCAACGCATTTTGGATTTTTTATGTGGTTGGTTTTCTGGGGCTCTATCTCTGGCCACAAATTCTTCTTGGCTAAAGCTCTTTAAGAGACCAGTCCAATTCTTCTTTCCAGTTTTTCGGTAAGATGTACCGCTTGGCGATAACCTCAAAGGCTTTGATTTCATCGGCTTTGCGATTGTCGTCCCAGCCAAGTTCGGCCGCCATCAGTTCAGCAACCTTCGTCGCAGACTCAAGTGTGGCCCGTGCATTGAGTAAGAGCGCACGGGTTCTGCGTGACAGCACATCCTCTAAACGACGCGCCATCTCAAACCGGACACTCCAAACCACTTCCGCACAACTGTATGGCAAATCTGGATGAATCAACTCCGCAAGAGCAGGCTCTGCCTCACGAAGCTTCTCAATATGATCCCAATCTGAACCATAGACTGCGCCGTCCTTAAATGGGTCAGAGCCTTCTACCACTTGTGTCCAACCATGGATTTGCAGATCAGCGGTCACGGATGCACGCTCTTCCAAGTCACCCACCAAAGCTGCCTGGTCTACACATTCTTCGGCCATCTTGCGATAGGTCGTCCACTTGCCACCGCAAATGGTTAAAAGACCCGAACGCGAAATAAGCAACGTGTGGTCTCGAGAGGCGCTTGAAGATGCGCCCCCACCTTCTGGTTTCACCAGCGGCCGGAGCCCAGCAAACATACTGAGAACATCAGATTCTGTAACTTCCTTTTGTAGATAACGGGATGCATGAACCAAGAGAAAATCAATCTCATCGGCCAAAGGACGTGGTTCAAGCTCTGGCTCTTCCACTTCCGTATCGGTCGTTCCGACCACCACTCGGTCATGCCATGGAATCGCAAAGAGGACGCGGCCATCATCTGTGTCAGGAACCATGATTGCGGTATTACCCGGCAAAAATGATTTATCTAAAACAATGTGCACGCCTTGGCTTGGCATGATGATTTTCGCAGACTCAGGATCGTCCATACGCCGAACACCATCGGTGAAGACTCCTGTGGCATTGATGACAACTTTGCCTCGAATCTCAAAGTGCTCACCGCCCTCCATGTCTTCGACAACCACGCCACGCGTTAGGCCGTCTTGTTCATCTTTGAGCAGACCCACAACCTTCGTATAGTTCACAACCACACCGCCTTGTTCAGCAGCTGTTTGTGCCAAGTTGGTGGCAAGTCTCGAATCGTCAAATTGAGCATCGTAATACATCACGCCGCCCCGGAGCCCGTAGGTTTGGACTGTGGGGATTTTACGCAATGTTTTCTCTCGTGAGATCCACTTCGATGGACCCAAACCCATTTTACCGGCAAGCATGTCATAAAGCTTTAAACCAACGCCGTAAAAAGGGCCTTCCCACCAATCGTAATGAGGCACGATAAAGGAGAGGTCTCGCACCAAGTGCGGAGCATTGCGCCGTAAGCGGCCACGCTCTCTTAAAGCCTCAACCACCAAAGATATGTTTCCTTGACGAAGATAGCGCACTCCCCCGTGAACAAGTTTGGTGCTTCGACTCGATGTGCCTTTGGCAAAGTCTGACTGCTCTAAAAGA encodes the following:
- a CDS encoding glycerol-3-phosphate dehydrogenase/oxidase, with protein sequence MQRDEMLERIRNTDEQWDMIIIGGGATGLGTVLEAASRGYKVVLLEQSDFAKGTSSRSTKLVHGGVRYLRQGNISLVVEALRERGRLRRNAPHLVRDLSFIVPHYDWWEGPFYGVGLKLYDMLAGKMGLGPSKWISREKTLRKIPTVQTYGLRGGVMYYDAQFDDSRLATNLAQTAAEQGGVVVNYTKVVGLLKDEQDGLTRGVVVEDMEGGEHFEIRGKVVINATGVFTDGVRRMDDPESAKIIMPSQGVHIVLDKSFLPGNTAIMVPDTDDGRVLFAIPWHDRVVVGTTDTEVEEPELEPRPLADEIDFLLVHASRYLQKEVTESDVLSMFAGLRPLVKPEGGGASSSASRDHTLLISRSGLLTICGGKWTTYRKMAEECVDQAALVGDLEERASVTADLQIHGWTQVVEGSDPFKDGAVYGSDWDHIEKLREAEPALAELIHPDLPYSCAEVVWSVRFEMARRLEDVLSRRTRALLLNARATLESATKVAELMAAELGWDDNRKADEIKAFEVIAKRYILPKNWKEELDWSLKEL